The Oryza brachyantha chromosome 6, ObraRS2, whole genome shotgun sequence region AAGGACGGCTCCAATGCGGTGGTCGTCTTCTTGGACCCGAGTTGTTCTACGATCTTGGCAAGATGGCCGTCGGTCTCGTCGGGTTCCAGCACCTGGGACACCTTCTTCATGACGGCTGCTGCCTTGACGATCTGGTCCTTCACAGACTCCCTCCACCCGCGGATGATGCCGGTGGCGAGGTCACGAACTCGCTCCGACTTGTGGTTCCTCAGAGCGCAGACGTCCTTGGCGAGGTTGGTGCACCGCAGCATGTCCGGCATCGCGGGCACCATCTCGAGCGTCATGAGCGACTCGATCATCACGTCGTCGAGCACAACGCagagctcctccgccacctCGTCATCCGTCGCGTCGCGGAGCATCTCCAAGATCTTGAGCCTCGCGTCCCGGAACTCGCGAAGGGAGAGGCCCGGCTCGGCGGCCTCGATGGCCGCGTCGACGGAGGCGAACGCCGGTAGGAAGGGATTCCACCGCCGGTGGGGGCCTCGCGCCGCCATGTCGAGGTCGCTGGATGTGCGGGAGATGGATCGCGATCAACGGGGAGGAGCGAGTAATGCGAGGGAGGAAGACGAACACAAGTGCGAGCTCTCCATTGCATACaggcgcccccgccgccttATATCGTGGCACCAACGGGAGTTCCAGTCGGAGACGGAGACGAGGTTAGAGTCCGACTCGAATTCGTGGCGCCAAAAAATGCAAATGGATTTACCGCGTGACAGGGGGACGACGTGTGGTGATTTTTGTTCACTTGTGTTTGCGCGCAATATTACAAATGGAACGAGAAACAGAGACGGGGAGGGGTGCTGCTCCGCCATGGCCAGCGAGTTCGAGCTCGCGAGGAGAAGCCATGGCTCGGCGCCAGCGTGGTCTTCCCTACAAAAGAGATGGCATCAGGTGAAGTGGGCCTGATGTTTTGGATAGCCGGAGGCGGCCTAAGGGATGGCAATATCTGGGCCGGGCCGTATGTCCGATCGTAGTCTACTGGGCGTCAACTTTTCTAAAGAAATTTCACAAAATCACATCAACAGATCAACTACTATATGAACTCACACGTTAGCGTGAGTGCGTGACTATTGAATCGTAtaggaaaatatattataattaaatattttattcttaataattataaattgtttagtgttttgtataaataattttgttatgaaGTAGAGCGGTAAAGTGCAGCCGAGTTGCAAGTTagaattatatagttatactAGCCGTAGACCCGTGTGTTGCACGGGtggaattaaatatttataggataaattatatattaagtttCTACATATTTTGTAAgtattaacatttttttgacaattttaaaaaatttagatataattttCGGCAACATTTAATaaccaatatttttatatgatttaaattaaatattatacagCACGGGTTATCATTAAATATTcatctttttaataataaaattacatgtTTTGTTATTGTGGGTACGTACTGTACGTCTTGCGTGAATCACATAACTGATAAGATTAACACATAATATAAGGCAAACACACCGGATAGACTTCACGTGATGAGTTAATGGTATCTACGGTTGCAGGGCGAACCTAATCCAAAAATCAAGTAGGGCACCTCATTAAAATTATTagtttgctatttttttacttaattatacaTCAGCGACACAAATATGGTTGCAAACATAGATTATTACTGCAAGAAGGTCCTAGACCTGGCCATTATCAGTTGAGATCATCCTATTGGTCCTCTATCTAACCGAACAGAAAATGTGCATGGCAACGATCATATCCAAATTCTCTATCACACGTGAGGAATAATCTACGGCTGATTTGTACTACAGAATAATCTACATACGTGACTGTTAAggatcaaaataattttacgcTGAGATGTTATGATTTATTGAATCAACGATTATATCTTTCTAATGATTAACGTGAGAGTGCCCAATTAGTATAggtatagatagatagatgtcGTAACATCAATGAACAATAAagcttatttgtttttttttgctcattTCTGTTTCCCTTAATGTTTCCCTCGTTGTTTTTTCACACCATCTTTGCAAGTAAACAAAAGGAATTGCAATAGAggataatgataaaaaattacttCCTTTATCCGATATACATTCActtgaatacatatatattttaaagtactTATAGGGACTTGAATGTTAATTCACGATACTTTGAAGTTTAAGGTTTGACTAtaattctaaataaaattattaaggCCTTAAATTCTCCAGCATGGTCTattgtttttccttctttaTCTCGGTCTCAGGATGCTTATGGTCTTTCAGTTAAAGAagctttctctttttcttgcAATACCGTTACAATTCTGCTTGCTATCCAATGACTCAGCTTGTAGTCTTCATGTCAATATAAAGACAATTGTTGACTGACTACGTGGCTCATTACAGTGATGTTTTGGGGAAAATTTTCACGTAGGGGTcgattatttggctttttgagaaaaaatcaaatgatatttt contains the following coding sequences:
- the LOC121054660 gene encoding uncharacterized protein LOC121054660 → MAARGPHRRWNPFLPAFASVDAAIEAAEPGLSLREFRDARLKILEMLRDATDDEVAEELCVVLDDVMIESLMTLEMVPAMPDMLRCTNLAKDVCALRNHKSERVRDLATGIIRGWRESVKDQIVKAAAVMKKVSQVLEPDETDGHLAKILEPSAPKKTANAREPSFPRKESTPVAKTAEMEPPAAAGSFRRETVTTCSADEKALNVAKRKFRESYQKEEDAKRQRTVQVIEAPELAKQRQRKMDPILTERAQSRCPSSSIGRSSLSRR